A portion of the Meriones unguiculatus strain TT.TT164.6M chromosome 14, Bangor_MerUng_6.1, whole genome shotgun sequence genome contains these proteins:
- the Zbtb32 gene encoding zinc finger and BTB domain-containing protein 32 isoform X1: MPHTSTRLISPYGSDRLVQLAARLRPALCDALITVGGLEFPAHSLVLAGASPRLGCGGRWALVEGISPSTFAQLLTFVYGENVELQPGELGNLEEAARALGVQALEEACKRARKEKHEDELDPGLKRHQQAEELVRSSERGLGGPGENQKPEEDFRSNGRQQEMSHKRRAPRESPETPGEALSPAPVSEVARGRASSKGSEEWLRGCPGPLSPPGSLLSSLIARPWWAEAPWLGEGQPALWSILLWPPRYGSPFSHSTPITAAWQGWPHEQRIPLTLNGSKGLWSQNQLAHSSSTPGSFPRGLQKLSPWEIEESGQGYTGKYEERTAVPAPNNNKLLMASPDNIDSSSGILVRLDFSVHTGTVATVVGQERSPLHQHPPSPSPARSRPYSCSVCGKRFSLKHQMETHYRVHTGEKPFSCSLCPQRSRDFSAMTKHLRTHGAAPYRCPLCKVGCPSLASMQAHMRGHSPSQLPPGWTIRSTFLYSSSRPTRASISPGSSSSPSAT, encoded by the exons ATGCCCCACACCTCGACAAGGCTAATCAGCCCCTATGGCTCCGATAGGTTGGTGCAGTTAGCCGCTAGGCTTCGGCCAGCGCTGTGTGATGCCCTGATCACCGTAGGCGGCCTGGAGTTCCCTGCTCACAGCCTAGTGCTGGCAGGTGCAAGCCCAAGGCTGGGTTGTGGGGGCCGGTGGGCTCTGGTTGAAGGCATCAGCCCTTCCACCTTTGCTCAGCTTCTGACCTTTGTGTATGGAGAGAATGTAGAGCTGCAGCCTGGGGAGCTGGGGAACCTTGAAGAGGCAGCCAGAGCCTTGGGGGTGCAGGCCCTGGAAGAAGCCTGTAAGAGAGCACGAAAGGAGAAGCATGAAGATGAGCTGGACCCAGGACTGAAGAGGCACCAGCAAGCAGAAGAGCTCGTGAGGAGCTCCGAGAGAGGACTGGGGGGTCCTGGAGAGAACCAGAAACCAGAGGAGGATTTTAGAAGTAATGGGAGACAACAGGAGATGTCACACAAGCGCAGAGCACCCAGAGAGAGCCCTGAGACGCCGGGGGAGGCACTCAGCCCAGCCCCCGTGAGCGAGGTCGCAAGAGGTAGAGCGAGCAGCAAGGGCTCTGAGGAGTGGCTTCGTGGGTGCCCTggtcccctctccccaccaggCTCCCTCCTATCTAGCCTCATTGCCAGGCCCTGGTGGGCTGAGGCCCCTTGGTTGGGGGAGGGCCAACCTGCCCTGTGGAGCATCCTGCTGTGGCCACCCAGATACGGCAGTCCCTTCTCCCATAGCACCCCCATCACTGCAGCCTGGCAGGGCTGGCCTCACGAGCAGAG GATCCCACTGACCTTGAACGGTTCCAAAGGTCTCTGGAGTCAGAATCAGCTGGCCCACTCCAGCTCCACTCCAG GATCCTTTCCCCGGGGCCTTCAAAAACTCAGCCCTTGGGAGATAGAAGAGTCCGGGCAAGGGTACACAGGTAAGTATGAGGAGAGAACTGCTGTCCCTGCCCCCAACAACAACAAGCTCTTAATGGCTTCCCCGGACAATATTGATTCATCCTCAGGGATTCTGGTCCGTCTTGACTTCTCTGTCCACACAGGCACAGTGGCGACTGTTGTGGGTCAAGAACGCTCCCCATTGCACCagcaccctccttccccctctcctgcGCGCTCTCGGCCCTATTCTTGCTCTGTCTGTGGAAAGAGGTTTTCACTCAAGCATCAGATGGAGACGCATTACCGAGTCCACACAG GAGAGAAGCCCTTCTCCTGTAGCCTCTGTCCACAGCGCTCCCGGGATTTCTCTGCCATGACCAAGCATCTGAGGACACATGGGGCTGCTCCCTATCGCTGCCCTCTATGCAAGGTTGGCTGCCCTAGCCTGGCTTCCATGCAGGCGCACATGCGGGGCCACTCCCCGAGCCAGCTGCCGCCTGGATGGACCATACGCTCCACCTTCCTCTACTCTTCCTCACGGCCGACGAGGGCCTCGATCTCTCCCGGgagctcttcctccccctctgccACCTGA
- the Zbtb32 gene encoding zinc finger and BTB domain-containing protein 32 isoform X2, translating to MPHTSTRLISPYGSDRLVQLAARLRPALCDALITVGGLEFPAHSLVLAGASPRLGCGGRWALVEGISPSTFAQLLTFVYGENVELQPGELGNLEEAARALGVQALEEACKRARKEKHEDELDPGLKRHQQAEELVRSSERGLGGPGENQKPEEDFRSNGRQQEMSHKRRAPRESPETPGEALSPAPVSEVARGRASSKGSEEWLRGCPGPLSPPGSLLSSLIARPWWAEAPWLGEGQPALWSILLWPPRYGSPFSHSTPITAAWQGWPHEQRIPLTLNGSKGLWSQNQLAHSSSTPGSFPRGLQKLSPWEIEESGQGYTGTVATVVGQERSPLHQHPPSPSPARSRPYSCSVCGKRFSLKHQMETHYRVHTGEKPFSCSLCPQRSRDFSAMTKHLRTHGAAPYRCPLCKVGCPSLASMQAHMRGHSPSQLPPGWTIRSTFLYSSSRPTRASISPGSSSSPSAT from the exons ATGCCCCACACCTCGACAAGGCTAATCAGCCCCTATGGCTCCGATAGGTTGGTGCAGTTAGCCGCTAGGCTTCGGCCAGCGCTGTGTGATGCCCTGATCACCGTAGGCGGCCTGGAGTTCCCTGCTCACAGCCTAGTGCTGGCAGGTGCAAGCCCAAGGCTGGGTTGTGGGGGCCGGTGGGCTCTGGTTGAAGGCATCAGCCCTTCCACCTTTGCTCAGCTTCTGACCTTTGTGTATGGAGAGAATGTAGAGCTGCAGCCTGGGGAGCTGGGGAACCTTGAAGAGGCAGCCAGAGCCTTGGGGGTGCAGGCCCTGGAAGAAGCCTGTAAGAGAGCACGAAAGGAGAAGCATGAAGATGAGCTGGACCCAGGACTGAAGAGGCACCAGCAAGCAGAAGAGCTCGTGAGGAGCTCCGAGAGAGGACTGGGGGGTCCTGGAGAGAACCAGAAACCAGAGGAGGATTTTAGAAGTAATGGGAGACAACAGGAGATGTCACACAAGCGCAGAGCACCCAGAGAGAGCCCTGAGACGCCGGGGGAGGCACTCAGCCCAGCCCCCGTGAGCGAGGTCGCAAGAGGTAGAGCGAGCAGCAAGGGCTCTGAGGAGTGGCTTCGTGGGTGCCCTggtcccctctccccaccaggCTCCCTCCTATCTAGCCTCATTGCCAGGCCCTGGTGGGCTGAGGCCCCTTGGTTGGGGGAGGGCCAACCTGCCCTGTGGAGCATCCTGCTGTGGCCACCCAGATACGGCAGTCCCTTCTCCCATAGCACCCCCATCACTGCAGCCTGGCAGGGCTGGCCTCACGAGCAGAG GATCCCACTGACCTTGAACGGTTCCAAAGGTCTCTGGAGTCAGAATCAGCTGGCCCACTCCAGCTCCACTCCAG GATCCTTTCCCCGGGGCCTTCAAAAACTCAGCCCTTGGGAGATAGAAGAGTCCGGGCAAGGGTACACAG GCACAGTGGCGACTGTTGTGGGTCAAGAACGCTCCCCATTGCACCagcaccctccttccccctctcctgcGCGCTCTCGGCCCTATTCTTGCTCTGTCTGTGGAAAGAGGTTTTCACTCAAGCATCAGATGGAGACGCATTACCGAGTCCACACAG GAGAGAAGCCCTTCTCCTGTAGCCTCTGTCCACAGCGCTCCCGGGATTTCTCTGCCATGACCAAGCATCTGAGGACACATGGGGCTGCTCCCTATCGCTGCCCTCTATGCAAGGTTGGCTGCCCTAGCCTGGCTTCCATGCAGGCGCACATGCGGGGCCACTCCCCGAGCCAGCTGCCGCCTGGATGGACCATACGCTCCACCTTCCTCTACTCTTCCTCACGGCCGACGAGGGCCTCGATCTCTCCCGGgagctcttcctccccctctgccACCTGA